The Carassius auratus strain Wakin chromosome 27, ASM336829v1, whole genome shotgun sequence genome includes a region encoding these proteins:
- the mknk2a gene encoding MAP kinase-interacting serine/threonine-protein kinase 2, producing MVQNKITEVTGFHRSFKGQNPFKTDELIDLEPHVDSSFKLDRSPRPDMPSSQPIYIPDAKKRNKKKKRCRATDSFSGRFEDVYKLQNEILGEGAYAVVQTCINLITNKEYAVKIIEKRPGHSRSRVFREVEMLYQCQGHRNILELVEYFEEEDKFYLVFEKLRGGSILTHIHRRQHFNEQEASIVVQDIASALDFLHNKGMAHRDLKPENILCEHSDRISPVKICDFDLGSGIKLNSDRSPISTPELLTPCGSAEYMAPEVVEAFNEEASIYDKRCDLWSLGVILYIMLSGYPPFVGHCGTDCGWDWGEPCQVCQSMLFESIQEGKYEFPEKDWAHISPAAKDLITKLLVQDAKDRLSAAQVLQHPWVKGCAPNTVSASILHQRGGSAQDLTFFAGQAVAMNRQLAEREESEEQQQQQLEKELTSPLLFSSSSGSMLLSPSSRSKLALRRKTVGSQHRGPVCAAELRQLLAPLVIVGDCA from the exons ATGGTGCAAAACAAAATTACAGAGGTCACAGGATTCCATCGCTCCTTCAAG GGGCAAAACCCTTTCAAAACTGATGAATTAATAGATTTGGAACCCCATGTTGACTCATCCTTCAAGTTAGACCGCTCGCCAAGGCCTG acatgCCATCCAGCCAGCCCATCTATATCCCTGATGCCaagaagagaaataaaaagaaaaaacgatGCAGAGCCACTGACAGTTTCTCTGGACGTTTTGAAG atGTTTATAAACTACAAAATGAGATTCTTGGAGAAGGGGCTTATGCTGTTGTTCAGACCTGCATCAATCTGATCACCAATAAAGAATATGCAGTAAAG ATAATTGAGAAGAGGCCAGGCCACAGTCGGAGCCGTGTTTTCAGGGAGGTGGAAATGCTCTACCAGTGCCAGGGCCACAG AAACATTTTGGAACTGGTTGAATACTTTGAGGAAGAGGACAAATTTTATTTAGTCTTTGAGAAACTGAGAGGCg GTTCTATCTTGACTCACATACACCGAAGACAACACTTCAATGAGCAGGAAGCCAGCATAGTGGTGCAGGACATCGCCAGTGCTCTGGACTTCCTACACAACAAAG GGATGGCACATCGAGACCTCAAGCCTGAGAACATCCTCTGTGAACATAGTGACAGG atcTCTCCTGTGAAGATCTGCGATTTTGATTTGGGAAGTGGGATCAAACTGAATAGTGACCGCTCTCCCATCTCCACCCCTGAGCTCCTGACTCCG TGTGGCTCAGCTGAATACATGGCTCCTGAGGTGGTGGAGGCCTTTAATGAGGAAGCTAGCATCTATGACAAGCGCTGTGACCTGTGGAGCCTCGGCGTCATCCTCTACATCATGCTGAGTGGATACCCACCCTTTGTGGGTCACTGTGGAACAGACTGTGGTTGGGATTGGGGAGAGCCCTGCCAAGTCTGCCAG AGCATGCTGTTTGAGAGTATTCAGGAAGGCAAGTACGAGTTTCCAGAGAAGGACTGGGCACACATCTCTCCTGCAGCCAAAGACCTCATCACCAAGCTGTTGGTGCAGGATGCCAAAGACCGCCTCAGTGCTGCCCAGGTTTTGCAGCATCCTTGGGTCAAGGGG TGTGCACCCAACACTGTGTCTGCATCCATATTACATCAGAG GGGTGGTAGCGCTCAGGACCTGACGTTCTTTGCTGGGCAGGCCGTAGCCATGAACCGGCAGCTGGCTGAGAGGGAAGAGAGTGaggagcaacagcagcagcagctagAGAAGGAGCTTACCTCCCCGCTTCTCTTCTCCTCCAGCTCTGGCTCCATGCTGCTGTCTCCTTCCTCCAGGTCCAAGCTGGCCCTCCGCAGGAAGACCGTAGGCAGCCAGCACCGAGGGCCAGTGTGTGCTGCTGAACTACGCCAGCTCCTCGCCCCGCTTGTGATCGTAGGTGACTGTGCCTGA
- the znf414 gene encoding LOW QUALITY PROTEIN: zinc finger protein 414 (The sequence of the model RefSeq protein was modified relative to this genomic sequence to represent the inferred CDS: inserted 1 base in 1 codon), which translates to MEGCQMSCSFFGCKRTYNSPEALNSHLQDHQKNTAQSLPGKTFLCSHIGCDGSFNNMQQLMEHMRHHYKPNNFFLCESCRAKLRSYRTLLKHLQTCAKVAKNKAAKIEPGMAPDGDPTHVLPASIDMELSGPLLAPNAPEEMESMPSLPTNPTLARMPVTQRSAENNAFANPIPAGPVAVPLATLNPASIQNLPCQPESPYSSFPPTLSPVNQVFQADPGLQQQQRSPRSGPPSLTASPPLPSPPGSNAVWRKNQGQSFNCRILWEHTRGRYSCLQCGHCTPDXGEMTAHIEGQHKNPGGKVNTDHDTEIATASLLARTSLNSENSTYTQL; encoded by the exons ATGGAGG GCTGTCAAATGTCCTGCTCGTTTTTTGGGTGCAAGAGGACCTACAATAGTCCTGAAGCACTGAATAGTCATCTTCAGGACCATCAAAAGAACACTGCCCAGTCTCTTCCAG GGAAAACCTTCCTATGCTCTCATATAGGATGTGATGGTTCATTTAACAACATGCAGCAGCTAATGGAACATATGAGGCACCATTACAAGCCAAATAATTTTTTCCT GTGCGAGAGCTGCAGGGCCAAACTGCGTTCTTACCGCACTCTTCTCAAACACCTGCAGACCTGTGCTAAAGTTGCTAAGAACAAGGCTGCAAAAATAGAGCCTGGAATGGCACCTGACGGAGATCCTACACATGTTCTGCCCGCTTCCATTGACATGGAATTATCTGGACCCCTCTTAGCCCCAAATGCACCTGAGGAGATGGAGTCTATGCCCTCTTTGCCCACAAATCCAACACTGGCAAGAATGCCAGTAACCCAGCGGTCTGCAGAAAACAACGCATTTGCTAACCCCATACCTGCAGGGCCTGTAGCTGTGCCGCTTGCCACTCTAAATCCTGCCTCAATCCAAAATCTTCCTTGCCAACCAGAATCTCCCTACAGCTCCTTTCCACCTACTCTGTCTCCTGTTAACCAAGTCTTCCAGGCCGATCCGggcctacagcagcagcagaggtCTCCTAGATCTGGTCCTCCTAGTCTAACGGCTTCACCGCCGCTGCCATCACCACCAGGATCAAACGCAGTCTGGAGGAAGAACCAAG GTCAGTCCTTCAACTGCCGAATCCTGTGGGAGCACACAAGAGGTCGGTACAGTTGCCTACAGTGTGGCCACTGCACCCCAG CGGGGGAGATGACTGCTCATATTGAGGGCCAACACAAGAACCCAGGGGGCAAAGTGAACACTGATCATG ATACAGAGATTGCCACCGCATCTTTACTGGCTAGGACTTCACTAAACTCTGAGAACTCAACTTATACACAGCTCTAA